One Papio anubis isolate 15944 chromosome 9, Panubis1.0, whole genome shotgun sequence genomic window carries:
- the FGF6 gene encoding fibroblast growth factor 6: protein MALGQRLFITMSRGAGRLRGTLWALVFLGILVGMVVPSPAGTRANNTLLDSRGWGTLLSRSRAGLAGEIAGVNWESGYLVGIKRQRRLYCNVGIGFHLQVPPDGRISGTHEENPYSLLEISTVERGVVSLFGVRSALFVAMNSKGRLYATPSFREECKFRETLLPNNYNAYESDLYRGTYIALSKHGRVKRGSKVSPTMTVTHFLPRI from the exons ATGGCCCTGGGACAGAGGCTGTTCATCACTATGTCCCGGGGAGCAGGACGTCTTCGGGGCACGCTGTGGGCTCTCGTCTTCCTGGGCATCctagtgggcatggtggtgccctcGCCTGCAGGCACCCGTGCCAACAACACGCTGCTGGACTCGAGGGGCTGGGGCACCCTGCTGTCCAGGTCTCGTGCCGGGCTAGCTGGAGAGATCGCCGGGGTGAACTGGGAAAGTGGCTATTTGGTGGGGATCAAGCGGCAGCGGAGGCTCTACTGCAACGTGGGCATCGGCTTTCACCTCCAGGTGCCCCCCGACGGCCGGATCAGCGGGACCCACGAGGAGAACCCCTACA GCCTGCTGGAAATTTCCACCGTGGAGCGAGGTGTGGTGAGTCTCTTTGGAGTGAGAAGTGCGCTCTTCGTTGCCATGAACAGTAAAGGAAGATTGTACGCAACG CCCAGCTTCCGAGAAGAATGCAAGTTCAGAGAAACCCTCTTGCCCAACAATTACAACGCCTACGAGTCAGACTTGTACCGAGGGACCTACATCGCCCTGAGCAAACACGGACGGGTAAAGCGGGGCAGCAAGGTGTCCCCGACCATGACTGTCACTCATTTCCTTCCCAGGATATAA